One genomic window of Peteryoungia desertarenae includes the following:
- the nirD gene encoding nitrite reductase small subunit NirD produces the protein MNWIAIGTIDDIPLRGARCVKTPQGKIGVFRTAENQVFAIEDHCPHKGGPLSQGIVHGASVTCPLHNWVISLETGQALGADEGAVRTIPIRNIDGQLSIALDRLLVAAE, from the coding sequence ATGAACTGGATCGCCATCGGCACGATCGACGACATTCCCCTGCGCGGTGCCCGTTGCGTGAAGACGCCACAGGGCAAGATTGGCGTCTTCCGCACCGCCGAAAACCAGGTCTTTGCGATCGAGGATCATTGCCCGCACAAAGGCGGTCCGCTGAGCCAAGGCATCGTGCATGGCGCCTCCGTCACCTGCCCGCTGCACAACTGGGTGATCTCGCTAGAGACGGGACAAGCGCTTGGCGCCGACGAAGGTGCGGTGCGCACCATCCCGATCCGAAACATCGATGGCCAGCTCTCGATCGCGCTTGATCGCCTGCTTGTGGCGGCGGAGTAA
- the nirB gene encoding nitrite reductase large subunit NirB, with product MAEKLVIIGNGMAPGRMLEELFEKAPGLFDVTIFNAEPRVNYDRIMLSPLLSGEKSYDDIIIHDDAWYARHGVTLHKGARITGIDRQKKVVTSANGITSSYDKLVIATGSLPFIIPVPGHQLPGVLAYRDLDDVEKMLKIAEGKGRAIVIGAGLLGLEAAYGLKRQGMDVTVIHLMPTIMERQLDPAAAYLLEKALAERGIEIITKANTKQIIGHDKVEGIELEDGRVISGDMVVMAVGIRPAAQLAKDAGLAVNRGIVVDDGMMTSDASVFALGECAEHRGVCYGLVAPLYEAARVLADRLTGGNAEYHGSVVNTKLKVTGINLFSAGDFAEAPDREEIVLRDASAGIYKRLVLKDNRIIGAVLYGETADGSWFFDLLKKQTDISAMRDTLIFGQSYQGGSPLDPMAAVAALPDDAEICGCNGVCKGKITAAITGKGLTTLDGVRAHTKASASCGNCTGLVEQLMVLTLGDAYNPAAVTPMCTCTELGHDDVRRLIKAKGLKTIPAVMQELEWKTSCGCAKCRPALNYYLVCDWPDEYADDYQSRFINERVHANIQKDGTYSVVPRMWGGVTSAAELRAIADVVDKFEIPMVKVTGGQRIDLLGIEKEDLPAVWADLGKAGFVSGQAYAKGLRTVKTCVGSDWCRFGTQDSTGLGIRIEKFMWGSWTPAKLKLAVSGCPRNCAEATCKDIGVICVDSGFEIHFAGAAGLDIKGTDVLGLVKTEDEALEHIVALTQMYREQGRYLERIYKWAKRIGHDEIRRQIMEDHDKRRAYYERFVFSQKFAQVDPWSERVSGKDKHEFKPMATVGFSAAAE from the coding sequence ATGGCGGAAAAGCTGGTCATCATCGGCAATGGCATGGCGCCGGGACGCATGCTGGAAGAACTTTTTGAAAAGGCCCCCGGCCTTTTCGACGTCACGATCTTCAACGCCGAACCGCGTGTCAATTACGACCGCATCATGCTCTCTCCCCTATTGTCGGGAGAGAAGTCCTATGACGACATCATCATCCATGACGATGCCTGGTACGCAAGGCATGGCGTCACGTTGCACAAGGGCGCCCGTATCACGGGGATCGATCGGCAGAAGAAGGTCGTGACCTCGGCAAACGGGATCACTTCGTCCTATGACAAGCTGGTCATCGCCACAGGATCGCTGCCCTTCATTATCCCCGTTCCCGGCCATCAATTGCCGGGGGTTCTTGCCTATCGCGATCTCGACGATGTCGAGAAGATGCTCAAGATCGCCGAAGGCAAGGGCCGCGCGATCGTCATCGGCGCCGGACTGCTGGGCCTTGAAGCCGCCTATGGCCTCAAGCGCCAGGGCATGGATGTGACCGTCATCCACCTGATGCCGACGATCATGGAGCGCCAGCTCGATCCAGCAGCGGCCTATCTCCTCGAAAAGGCGCTTGCGGAGCGCGGCATCGAGATCATCACCAAGGCCAATACCAAGCAGATCATCGGTCACGACAAGGTGGAAGGGATCGAACTGGAAGACGGTCGGGTGATCTCCGGTGACATGGTGGTCATGGCTGTCGGTATAAGACCGGCAGCGCAACTGGCCAAGGATGCGGGCCTTGCCGTGAACAGGGGTATCGTCGTCGATGACGGCATGATGACCTCGGATGCATCCGTTTTTGCTCTGGGTGAATGCGCCGAACATCGCGGTGTCTGCTATGGCCTTGTCGCACCGCTTTATGAGGCAGCCCGTGTGCTGGCCGATCGCTTGACCGGCGGCAATGCCGAGTATCACGGCTCGGTCGTCAACACGAAGCTCAAGGTCACCGGCATCAATCTCTTTTCCGCCGGCGATTTCGCCGAGGCACCGGATCGCGAGGAGATCGTGCTGCGTGACGCGAGTGCCGGCATCTACAAACGCCTCGTGCTCAAAGACAACCGGATCATCGGCGCGGTGCTCTATGGAGAAACCGCCGATGGTTCGTGGTTCTTCGATCTCCTGAAGAAGCAGACCGATATCTCCGCCATGCGGGACACCCTGATTTTCGGTCAGTCCTACCAGGGAGGGTCTCCGCTGGACCCTATGGCGGCCGTTGCAGCCTTGCCGGATGATGCGGAAATCTGCGGCTGCAACGGCGTCTGCAAGGGCAAGATCACCGCGGCGATCACGGGCAAGGGCCTGACGACGCTGGATGGCGTGCGCGCCCACACGAAGGCCTCCGCCTCCTGCGGCAATTGCACGGGTCTGGTCGAGCAGCTGATGGTGCTGACACTCGGCGATGCCTATAATCCTGCAGCCGTCACGCCCATGTGCACCTGTACCGAGCTTGGCCATGACGATGTGCGTCGCCTGATCAAGGCCAAGGGGCTGAAGACCATTCCCGCCGTCATGCAGGAGCTCGAATGGAAAACCTCCTGCGGCTGCGCCAAATGCCGCCCGGCGCTGAACTACTACCTCGTCTGTGACTGGCCCGACGAATATGCCGATGACTATCAGTCACGCTTCATCAATGAGCGCGTGCATGCCAATATCCAGAAGGATGGAACCTATTCGGTCGTGCCGCGCATGTGGGGCGGCGTGACCAGTGCCGCCGAACTGCGCGCGATTGCCGATGTCGTCGACAAGTTCGAGATCCCGATGGTGAAGGTCACCGGTGGCCAGCGCATCGACCTGCTCGGCATCGAGAAGGAGGATCTCCCCGCCGTCTGGGCCGATCTCGGCAAGGCCGGCTTTGTGTCAGGTCAGGCTTACGCAAAAGGATTGAGAACCGTGAAGACCTGTGTCGGCTCCGACTGGTGCCGGTTCGGCACGCAGGATTCGACCGGTCTTGGCATCCGCATCGAAAAGTTCATGTGGGGCTCCTGGACCCCGGCCAAGCTCAAGCTTGCGGTATCGGGGTGTCCGCGCAACTGCGCGGAGGCAACCTGCAAGGACATCGGCGTGATCTGCGTCGATTCCGGCTTCGAGATCCATTTCGCCGGAGCCGCCGGCCTCGACATCAAGGGCACGGACGTCCTGGGTCTGGTTAAGACCGAGGACGAGGCGCTGGAGCATATCGTGGCGCTTACCCAGATGTATCGCGAGCAGGGCCGCTATCTGGAACGCATCTATAAATGGGCAAAACGCATCGGCCATGACGAGATCCGCCGCCAGATCATGGAGGACCATGACAAGCGCCGTGCCTATTACGAACGCTTCGTGTTTTCCCAGAAGTTTGCCCAGGTGGATCCCTGGTCGGAGCGCGTGTCCGGCAAGGACAAGCACGAGTTCAAGCCCATGGCGACCGTCGGGTTTTCAGCGGCGGCGGAGTGA
- a CDS encoding ABC transporter ATP-binding protein — MVQPYLSLEFIDKTFERNGTKSEVLKQISLGVEKGEFISVIGHSGCGKSTVLNIIAGLIDVTAGAVFLDGKHVDAPGPERAVVFQNHSLLPWLTVYENINLAVSKVSRGKKSKAEQHDWVMHNLDLVQMGHARDKRPSEISGGMKQRVGIARALSMEPKVLLLDEPFGALDALTRAHLQDAVMEIHARLGNTMIMITHDVDEAVLLSDRIVMMTNGPAARIGEVLDVPIARPRHRIELASDRTYLKCREAVLKFLYERHRFVEAAE; from the coding sequence ATGGTACAACCCTATCTCTCGCTCGAATTCATCGACAAGACCTTTGAACGCAACGGCACGAAAAGCGAGGTCTTGAAGCAGATCTCGCTCGGCGTCGAAAAGGGCGAATTCATCTCCGTGATCGGACATTCCGGCTGCGGCAAATCCACTGTGCTGAACATCATCGCAGGCTTGATTGATGTTACGGCAGGTGCCGTGTTTCTTGATGGCAAACATGTGGATGCGCCGGGACCAGAGCGCGCCGTCGTCTTCCAGAACCATTCGCTATTGCCCTGGCTCACCGTCTACGAAAACATCAACCTTGCCGTTTCCAAGGTCTCCCGTGGCAAGAAGAGCAAGGCCGAGCAGCATGACTGGGTCATGCACAATCTGGATCTGGTTCAGATGGGGCATGCCCGCGACAAGCGCCCCTCCGAGATATCCGGAGGCATGAAGCAACGCGTCGGCATCGCCCGTGCGCTCTCCATGGAGCCCAAGGTTCTGTTGCTCGATGAGCCCTTCGGGGCGCTTGACGCCCTGACGCGGGCCCATCTCCAGGATGCTGTGATGGAGATCCATGCGCGGCTCGGCAATACGATGATCATGATCACCCATGACGTCGACGAGGCGGTACTGCTTTCGGACCGGATCGTGATGATGACCAATGGACCGGCTGCCAGGATCGGCGAAGTTCTGGATGTTCCGATCGCCAGACCCCGTCACCGGATCGAGCTTGCCTCTGACCGAACCTATCTGAAATGCCGCGAGGCCGTGCTCAAATTCCTCTACGAGCGGCATCGTTTCGTCGAAGCTGCGGAGTGA
- the ntrB gene encoding nitrate ABC transporter permease, whose product MAVTQLNRKPDHQATTAASIVSFTPPVRTTPVWSRIIQSIRQVTIPVLPPLVTLTIMLLIWEVICSSPTASLPSPSRVITESWAIIIDPFYVGQGIDQGMFWHILASVERVAIGYFMAAIAGIALGVLVGQSQWAMRGLDPIFQVLRTVPPLAWLPLSLAAFRDGTPSAIFVIFITAIWPIIINTAVGIRNIPQDYQNVARVLRLNGLEYFAKIMLPAAAPYIFTGLRIGIGLSWLAIVAAEMLIGGVGIGFFIWDAWNSSLISDIIVALIYVGVVGFLLDRFIAFIGRLVTRGTANA is encoded by the coding sequence ATGGCCGTCACCCAACTCAACCGCAAGCCTGATCATCAAGCAACCACAGCTGCCAGCATAGTGTCGTTCACCCCACCGGTTCGAACCACCCCGGTCTGGTCGCGCATCATTCAGTCGATCCGGCAGGTCACTATCCCGGTGCTGCCTCCGCTGGTGACCCTGACCATCATGCTTTTGATATGGGAGGTGATCTGTTCCTCACCGACCGCGAGCCTGCCTTCTCCCTCCCGTGTGATCACAGAAAGCTGGGCCATCATTATTGATCCCTTCTATGTGGGACAAGGGATTGACCAGGGCATGTTCTGGCACATTCTGGCCAGTGTCGAGCGTGTGGCCATCGGCTATTTCATGGCGGCCATTGCCGGCATAGCGCTCGGTGTCCTGGTGGGACAGAGCCAGTGGGCCATGCGTGGACTGGACCCGATCTTTCAGGTGCTGCGCACGGTTCCGCCGCTTGCCTGGCTGCCATTGTCGCTGGCTGCATTCCGGGATGGCACACCATCGGCAATCTTCGTGATCTTCATTACCGCGATCTGGCCGATCATCATCAACACTGCCGTCGGGATCCGCAACATTCCACAGGACTATCAGAACGTCGCCAGGGTTCTGCGCCTCAACGGCCTGGAATACTTTGCCAAGATCATGCTGCCGGCAGCAGCACCCTATATCTTCACCGGTCTCAGGATCGGGATCGGTCTTTCCTGGCTCGCCATCGTTGCAGCCGAAATGCTGATCGGCGGCGTCGGCATCGGCTTCTTCATCTGGGATGCCTGGAACTCGTCCCTGATCAGCGACATCATCGTCGCGCTGATCTATGTCGGCGTCGTCGGCTTCCTCCTCGACCGCTTCATTGCCTTTATCGGCCGTCTTGTCACCCGTGGCACCGCCAACGCCTGA
- a CDS encoding ABC transporter substrate-binding protein yields MIRNNSSITRRQVLKTSAAAALVGAVKTAFPSGAFAQGAGPETTKAVLGFIALTDAAPLFVAKEKGIFAKYGMPDVEVVKQASWGTTRDNVVLGSEGNGIDGGHILTPMPYLITAGTVTQNNQPTPMSILARLNLDGQCISVGQEYIDLKLGVDTAPFKTALEAKKASGKEVKAAMTFPGGTHDLWIRYWLAAGGIDPDADIQTIVVPPAQMVANMKVGTMDCFCVCEPWNEQLINQKIGYTALTTGELWNNHPEKAFALRTDYVEKYPKATMALLMAVMEAQMWCEDMANREEVAEICARRNWINAPFNDVVDRMKGKFDYGTGKVVESSPHIMKYWANNASYPYQSHDLWFLTENVRWGKLPADMDMKALISKVNREDLWREAATTLGVSDIPTSTSRGIETFFDGKVFDPENPEAYLKSLGITRMA; encoded by the coding sequence ATGATCAGGAACAACAGCAGCATCACCCGCCGCCAGGTATTGAAGACCTCTGCAGCGGCCGCTTTGGTAGGTGCCGTGAAGACGGCCTTCCCATCGGGAGCCTTCGCACAAGGGGCAGGTCCGGAAACCACCAAGGCCGTCCTTGGCTTCATTGCCCTGACGGATGCCGCTCCGCTTTTCGTTGCGAAGGAGAAGGGCATATTTGCCAAATACGGAATGCCCGATGTGGAGGTGGTCAAGCAGGCGTCCTGGGGCACGACGCGCGACAATGTGGTGCTTGGATCTGAAGGGAACGGGATCGATGGCGGTCATATTCTGACCCCGATGCCCTATCTGATCACAGCCGGTACGGTCACGCAGAACAATCAGCCGACACCCATGTCAATCCTGGCCCGACTTAATCTCGATGGTCAGTGTATCTCGGTTGGGCAGGAATATATCGATCTTAAGCTCGGCGTGGATACGGCACCCTTCAAGACGGCCCTTGAAGCAAAGAAGGCGTCTGGCAAGGAGGTCAAGGCTGCCATGACCTTCCCCGGCGGTACCCATGATCTGTGGATCCGCTACTGGCTCGCAGCCGGCGGAATCGATCCGGATGCCGATATCCAGACGATTGTCGTTCCGCCGGCCCAGATGGTCGCCAATATGAAAGTCGGCACAATGGATTGCTTCTGTGTCTGCGAACCCTGGAACGAGCAGTTGATTAACCAGAAGATCGGCTACACGGCTCTGACCACTGGTGAGCTCTGGAACAACCATCCGGAAAAGGCCTTCGCCCTGCGTACCGATTATGTCGAGAAATATCCGAAGGCCACCATGGCACTTCTGATGGCCGTCATGGAGGCACAGATGTGGTGTGAGGACATGGCGAACCGGGAGGAAGTTGCCGAAATCTGCGCGCGCCGCAACTGGATCAATGCACCTTTCAATGATGTCGTCGACCGGATGAAGGGCAAATTCGACTATGGCACCGGCAAGGTCGTCGAATCCAGCCCGCATATCATGAAATACTGGGCAAACAACGCCTCCTATCCCTATCAGAGCCATGACCTGTGGTTCCTTACCGAGAACGTCCGCTGGGGCAAATTGCCCGCAGATATGGACATGAAAGCGCTGATCTCCAAGGTCAATCGCGAGGACTTGTGGCGGGAGGCGGCGACCACCCTTGGCGTGAGCGACATTCCAACCTCCACCTCGCGCGGCATCGAGACCTTCTTCGACGGCAAGGTCTTCGATCCGGAGAATCCAGAGGCCTATCTCAAGAGCCTCGGTATCACCCGTATGGCCTGA
- a CDS encoding CmpA/NrtA family ABC transporter substrate-binding protein: MVSADLTGHLSAPARTQSEGPKVLRAGFIPLVDASILIAAAEFGFAAREGLTLDLVKDVSWANVRDRLAFRQFDVAHMLSPMPVASMLGLGSNPSPTITPFSLGRGGNAITLSTRLFSRMKETAHLAENASALDNARALARVLGVMRQTGETPPTFGMTYPFSSHNYEFRYWLAAGGIDPDRDVKMVVVPPPMTSDALAAGAIDGFCVGAPWNMVASERGVGRIVAAKQDIWPSAPEKVLGMRPEWAEQNRETVSRLILALDRAARWCDDPENRDALADVLSDHRYIAAPVEIIRHVLSGEFSLDAQGTRRVIDGYFVFHEGHANYPRPSKALWIYSQMIRWGQVRYDEVGVAHAVSAFRPDLYRMALAGEDVPTGDDFPIEGVDAADRFMDGFVFDPSDLPHYVEAFPVRNQAPDSARADEL, translated from the coding sequence ATGGTGAGCGCAGATCTGACCGGGCATTTGTCCGCCCCTGCCCGAACGCAGAGCGAGGGCCCCAAGGTGCTGCGCGCAGGTTTCATCCCGCTTGTGGATGCCTCGATCCTCATTGCAGCTGCCGAGTTTGGCTTTGCCGCCCGTGAAGGTCTGACGCTCGATCTTGTCAAGGATGTCTCCTGGGCCAATGTGCGTGATCGCCTGGCCTTCCGGCAGTTCGACGTGGCGCACATGCTGTCCCCCATGCCGGTCGCTTCGATGCTCGGTCTGGGGTCCAATCCTTCGCCGACGATCACGCCCTTTTCACTGGGACGGGGCGGCAATGCCATCACGCTCTCGACCCGGCTTTTCTCGCGGATGAAAGAGACCGCTCATCTGGCCGAGAATGCGTCTGCACTGGACAATGCAAGGGCGCTGGCCCGTGTTCTCGGCGTGATGCGGCAGACCGGTGAAACGCCGCCGACATTCGGAATGACCTATCCCTTTTCCTCGCATAATTACGAGTTTCGTTATTGGCTGGCGGCGGGCGGCATCGATCCGGACAGGGATGTCAAAATGGTCGTGGTTCCCCCGCCGATGACATCGGATGCGCTCGCAGCCGGTGCCATAGACGGGTTCTGCGTCGGTGCCCCCTGGAACATGGTTGCCTCGGAGCGAGGTGTCGGACGTATTGTGGCTGCAAAGCAGGACATCTGGCCATCGGCGCCGGAAAAGGTTCTTGGCATGCGTCCGGAATGGGCCGAGCAGAACCGCGAGACGGTCTCGCGGTTGATCCTGGCGCTTGATCGGGCAGCGCGCTGGTGTGACGATCCCGAAAACCGCGATGCGTTGGCTGACGTGCTCTCGGATCATCGATATATCGCTGCACCGGTGGAGATCATCCGCCATGTGCTTTCCGGGGAGTTCAGTCTTGATGCCCAGGGAACGCGGCGTGTCATCGACGGCTATTTCGTCTTTCACGAAGGGCATGCCAATTACCCCCGCCCGAGCAAGGCACTCTGGATCTACAGCCAGATGATCCGGTGGGGGCAGGTGCGATATGATGAAGTTGGGGTTGCTCACGCTGTCTCCGCCTTCAGGCCGGATCTTTATCGAATGGCGCTGGCGGGGGAGGACGTCCCGACTGGTGACGATTTTCCGATCGAGGGCGTGGATGCAGCCGATCGCTTCATGGATGGATTTGTTTTTGATCCATCGGATCTTCCTCACTATGTCGAGGCATTTCCGGTTCGAAACCAGGCCCCTGACAGCGCGCGTGCGGACGAATTGTGA
- a CDS encoding ANTAR domain-containing response regulator yields MQMKDLTILVIDENAVRAAIIEAGLREAGHFNVTIAHEMTGIARTVESLAPDVIIIDIENPNRDMMEHLFQLTRSVSRPIAMFVDRSDTASIEAAVDAGVSAYIVDGLRKERVKPILDMAVSRFNAFSRLQRELADARSQLEERKIIERAKGILMKLRGLSEEEAFALLRQTAMNEKKKMSEIAQSVVTAAGLLM; encoded by the coding sequence ATGCAGATGAAAGACCTCACCATTCTCGTGATCGATGAAAACGCCGTTCGCGCGGCGATCATAGAAGCGGGTCTGCGCGAGGCCGGTCATTTCAATGTTACGATTGCCCACGAGATGACCGGCATTGCCCGAACGGTGGAGAGCCTGGCACCCGATGTCATCATCATTGATATCGAAAACCCCAACCGCGACATGATGGAGCATTTGTTCCAGCTGACGCGAAGCGTTTCACGTCCCATCGCCATGTTTGTCGACCGGTCTGACACAGCCTCGATCGAAGCGGCCGTCGATGCAGGGGTATCGGCATATATCGTTGACGGGCTGCGCAAAGAGCGGGTGAAGCCAATTCTCGACATGGCCGTCTCCCGGTTCAATGCCTTCAGCCGTCTGCAGCGCGAGCTTGCCGATGCACGTTCTCAGCTGGAAGAGCGCAAGATCATCGAGCGAGCCAAGGGCATCTTGATGAAGCTTCGCGGGCTTTCCGAGGAAGAGGCGTTTGCGTTGCTGCGCCAGACGGCCATGAACGAAAAGAAGAAGATGTCGGAGATTGCGCAAAGCGTGGTGACGGCTGCAGGGCTCTTGATGTGA
- a CDS encoding regulatory protein RecX: MDEDLENGGLEAGDGPTPRMQAWARNSAAYRLARRMMTEKELGDAIARKAQEKFHAITLQQVRTLVDIALAFGREMKALDDVSYAEIRSRASQRAGKSRRLIARKLMEKGIDRETVTTVLEEADDLVSGVIFARKRGFGPFRRTDLDDRQRRRELAAFARNGYGFDLACRIADMTAEEAEDILSEASP; the protein is encoded by the coding sequence ATGGATGAAGACCTGGAGAATGGAGGTCTGGAGGCAGGTGATGGTCCTACCCCCAGAATGCAGGCCTGGGCGCGGAATTCGGCAGCCTATCGGCTGGCCAGGCGCATGATGACCGAAAAGGAACTCGGCGACGCGATTGCCCGCAAGGCGCAAGAGAAGTTCCATGCAATTACGCTCCAGCAGGTCAGGACTCTTGTCGATATTGCCCTGGCCTTCGGACGCGAGATGAAGGCTCTGGACGATGTAAGCTATGCCGAGATCCGCAGCCGCGCATCGCAACGCGCCGGCAAGTCGCGCCGGCTGATTGCGCGAAAGCTGATGGAAAAGGGCATTGATCGTGAAACGGTGACGACGGTGCTGGAAGAGGCCGATGACCTTGTCTCGGGTGTCATCTTCGCCCGCAAGCGCGGCTTTGGCCCGTTTCGTCGGACGGATCTTGATGACCGCCAGAGACGCCGCGAATTGGCGGCATTTGCCCGAAATGGTTATGGTTTTGATCTTGCCTGCCGCATTGCGGACATGACGGCAGAAGAGGCCGAAGACATTCTGTCAGAGGCGTCACCCTGA
- a CDS encoding sensor histidine kinase: protein MPILKLSRRLFLLTAVGLAPAALILFHNVATMRSEKEREIHAEALRIAQLASLEISRIVSGAENVLVTISATSAIQDLQQPYCNEYLARVRHRLPSFSGISIAGLDGVVRCSREENGVGVSVADRAYFREVLDTQRFTIGTYTVGRISGQESLPLALPVRDELGAVIGVAIGTLNLQWLGQRLRERSFMGNSALTVADRDGVILAREPFPERFVGTQIPDLYQRLVNAVSPGTEVVLSQDGTNRIIGYYPPQVSHSGLYVSAGISTVEAYKPLNSATRFALAVTLAGLGLSLLTAWLTSRQLIRRPITRLVQTVDSWRNSDETARTGMGEADGEFGLVGRAIDDFMDELVESRRQRRRDEQQRELLTAELDHRVKNLIATVQSVARQSFKPGQETSSAVDMFNQRLTALSEAHKLLMKDQWQSARMRDLIRTAIRPFDAQDRSLFVLEGPDFIVRSKAAMAFGMALHELCTNAAKYGALSVAEGRISIRWSLEDPLETGPPAEPKGHEDRRIFRLFWLELDGPQVSPPDRTGFGSRMVERALAAEVNGRVTIDYRPTGLVCEVTAPFAGLRAEERDHHG from the coding sequence ATGCCCATCCTCAAGCTGTCCCGGCGGCTGTTCTTGCTGACGGCTGTGGGCTTGGCTCCGGCAGCACTCATTCTGTTCCACAACGTTGCCACGATGCGTTCGGAAAAAGAGCGCGAGATCCATGCAGAGGCGCTGCGGATTGCCCAACTGGCTTCGCTCGAGATCAGCCGGATTGTCTCGGGCGCCGAAAATGTGCTGGTGACGATTTCGGCGACCTCTGCCATCCAGGATCTGCAACAGCCCTATTGCAACGAGTATCTTGCGCGAGTGCGTCATCGTCTTCCCAGTTTCTCCGGCATCTCCATTGCAGGTCTCGACGGTGTGGTGCGATGCAGCCGCGAAGAAAATGGTGTCGGGGTGTCGGTTGCAGATCGCGCTTACTTTCGGGAGGTTCTCGACACTCAACGCTTCACAATCGGGACATACACTGTCGGTCGAATTTCCGGGCAAGAAAGTCTGCCACTGGCCCTGCCCGTGCGCGATGAACTTGGCGCTGTGATCGGTGTTGCGATCGGCACGCTTAATCTCCAATGGCTCGGGCAGAGGCTTCGCGAGCGTTCCTTCATGGGCAACAGCGCCTTGACTGTTGCAGACAGGGACGGCGTGATCCTGGCGCGTGAGCCTTTCCCGGAGCGGTTTGTCGGAACGCAGATACCGGATCTTTACCAGCGGTTGGTCAATGCCGTGTCACCTGGCACGGAAGTGGTTCTCAGTCAGGATGGAACCAACCGCATCATAGGATATTACCCGCCACAGGTTTCCCATAGCGGCCTTTATGTCAGTGCCGGAATATCGACCGTCGAAGCCTATAAACCCTTGAACTCGGCGACCCGTTTCGCTTTGGCGGTAACGCTTGCAGGGCTTGGTCTTTCCCTTCTGACCGCCTGGTTGACAAGCCGGCAACTGATCCGCCGACCGATCACCCGGCTGGTTCAGACAGTGGATTCCTGGCGTAACAGCGACGAAACGGCGCGTACGGGCATGGGGGAAGCGGATGGCGAATTTGGTCTGGTCGGTCGCGCCATCGACGATTTCATGGATGAATTGGTTGAAAGCCGTCGCCAGCGCCGGCGCGACGAACAGCAACGGGAACTCCTGACGGCTGAGCTCGACCATCGCGTCAAGAACCTGATTGCGACCGTTCAGTCGGTTGCCCGCCAATCCTTCAAGCCGGGACAGGAAACATCATCCGCAGTTGACATGTTCAATCAGCGCCTGACTGCACTCAGTGAGGCGCACAAGCTGTTGATGAAGGATCAGTGGCAGTCGGCACGAATGCGGGATCTGATCCGTACGGCGATCAGACCTTTCGACGCGCAGGACCGGTCGTTGTTCGTTCTGGAGGGGCCGGATTTCATCGTCCGGTCAAAGGCTGCCATGGCATTCGGCATGGCGCTGCATGAACTGTGTACGAATGCCGCCAAATATGGAGCACTCTCTGTCGCAGAGGGGCGGATCAGCATCAGATGGTCGCTCGAGGATCCATTGGAGACGGGACCGCCTGCAGAGCCCAAGGGCCACGAGGATCGGCGCATCTTTCGCCTTTTCTGGCTCGAACTGGATGGGCCGCAGGTGTCGCCGCCTGATCGGACGGGGTTTGGTTCCCGCATGGTCGAGCGCGCATTGGCTGCAGAGGTCAACGGGAGGGTGACGATTGATTATCGCCCAACCGGTCTTGTTTGCGAGGTAACCGCACCCTTTGCCGGCTTGCGCGCCGAAGAACGCGATCACCATGGATGA
- a CDS encoding response regulator encodes MKKKILTVDDSRTILSMLLQTLETAGYETKQAEDGIHGLEALEDFVPDVIITDINMPRLDGFGFIERVRRNERLRATPILVLTTESDAQKKERARKAGATGWIVKPFDPSKLLDAIGRVSA; translated from the coding sequence GTGAAGAAGAAGATCCTAACAGTCGACGATTCCCGGACCATTCTCTCGATGCTGCTGCAGACACTGGAAACTGCAGGTTACGAGACAAAGCAGGCGGAAGACGGAATCCATGGTCTCGAGGCGCTCGAAGACTTCGTCCCGGACGTGATCATAACAGATATCAACATGCCCCGGCTTGATGGCTTTGGCTTCATCGAACGCGTTCGGCGCAATGAAAGACTGAGGGCCACTCCCATTCTCGTGCTCACCACGGAAAGTGATGCCCAGAAGAAGGAGCGGGCCCGCAAGGCGGGGGCCACCGGCTGGATCGTGAAACCTTTCGACCCCTCCAAACTTCTTGACGCGATAGGACGGGTCAGCGCCTGA